The following are encoded together in the Methylomonas methanica MC09 genome:
- a CDS encoding beta-class carbonic anhydrase: MSKILNEVLLANRDYVSGFDKGGLAMPPARQFAILTCMDARLDPTKYAGLSEGDAHVIRNAGGRASDDAIRSLVISHKLLGTKEWFVIHHTDCGMETFTNEIMSDLLASSLETASIDASGWHDHGAGPGSTDGKFINWLTIKNQAESVLEDVKRIKSHPLVASNIPVYGYVYDVKTGGLIEIPEATEAGRAS; encoded by the coding sequence ATGAGCAAAATTCTAAATGAAGTTCTTCTGGCCAACCGCGATTACGTATCCGGTTTTGACAAAGGCGGCTTGGCCATGCCGCCTGCTCGTCAATTCGCCATCCTCACCTGCATGGATGCCCGTCTGGATCCGACCAAGTATGCGGGATTGTCGGAAGGCGACGCCCATGTCATCCGTAACGCCGGCGGCCGCGCCAGCGACGATGCCATCCGGTCGCTGGTCATTTCCCACAAATTACTCGGCACCAAGGAGTGGTTCGTGATTCACCACACCGATTGCGGCATGGAAACATTCACCAATGAAATCATGAGCGACTTACTGGCCAGCAGCCTGGAAACCGCCAGCATCGACGCCTCCGGCTGGCACGATCACGGCGCCGGCCCCGGCTCCACCGATGGCAAATTCATCAACTGGTTGACCATTAAAAACCAGGCCGAAAGCGTCTTGGAAGACGTCAAAAGAATCAAATCCCATCCGTTGGTAGCGTCCAACATTCCGGTTTACGGCTATGTATACGACGTTAAAACCGGCGGCTTAATTGAAATACCAGAGGCAACCGAAGCGGGTCGCGCCAGTTAA
- a CDS encoding HlyD family efflux transporter periplasmic adaptor subunit, translated as MTKHHMAAIALVVASGCLIAGFYLHRDAPTSTQLTLYGNIDIRQVELSFREPERIAQILVKEGEQVKAGQLLATQVLNGYQYQVDLAEARLEAQQHQLDKLLHGSRPQEIGIARNDVKAAEASVTLAKKELQRLKTLAIKKLASPQSVDKAKAAYDSATENLQALKKQYALTSIGPRAEDIQVARAQLKVEQASLQLAQKSLQDAHLLAPSDAVVQNRILEPGDMASAQTPVLTLALQDPLWARTYVEERDLGKLRHGMPALVSSDSFPSKQYTGWIGYISPTAEFTPKAVETTELRTSLVYQLRVYVCNPQDQLRLGMPVTVNIDTAPASSTVTNCQADAS; from the coding sequence ATGACCAAACACCACATGGCGGCCATAGCATTAGTGGTCGCGTCAGGCTGTTTAATAGCCGGTTTTTATCTCCACCGCGATGCCCCAACCTCGACTCAATTGACCCTTTACGGCAACATCGATATTCGCCAGGTCGAGCTGAGTTTTCGCGAACCGGAACGCATAGCGCAAATCCTGGTTAAAGAGGGCGAACAGGTCAAGGCCGGACAGTTGCTGGCCACCCAAGTCCTGAACGGTTACCAGTATCAAGTCGACTTGGCCGAAGCCCGTCTGGAAGCGCAGCAGCACCAACTCGACAAGCTGCTGCACGGCTCTAGACCGCAGGAAATCGGCATTGCCCGTAACGACGTGAAAGCCGCCGAAGCGTCCGTGACCTTGGCGAAAAAAGAATTGCAACGCCTGAAAACCCTGGCGATAAAAAAACTCGCGTCGCCCCAGTCCGTCGACAAAGCCAAGGCGGCCTATGATAGCGCGACGGAAAACCTGCAAGCCTTGAAAAAGCAATACGCCCTCACCTCAATCGGCCCGCGCGCGGAGGATATTCAAGTAGCCCGCGCGCAACTGAAAGTAGAGCAAGCCAGTCTGCAACTGGCGCAAAAATCCTTACAGGATGCCCATTTACTGGCGCCGAGCGACGCCGTGGTGCAAAACCGTATCCTGGAACCCGGCGACATGGCCAGCGCGCAAACGCCGGTGTTGACTCTGGCCTTGCAGGATCCGCTTTGGGCCCGCACTTATGTCGAGGAGCGCGATTTAGGCAAACTGCGCCACGGCATGCCGGCCCTGGTCAGTAGCGATAGCTTCCCCTCAAAACAGTATACTGGCTGGATCGGATACATATCGCCGACCGCCGAATTTACCCCCAAAGCCGTGGAAACCACCGAACTCCGAACCAGTCTGGTTTACCAGTTGCGGGTCTACGTCTGCAATCCGCAAGATCAGTTACGGCTGGGCATGCCGGTAACCGTAAACATCGATACCGCGCCCGCCTCTTCAACCGTCACCAACTGCCAAGCCGACGCATCGTGA
- a CDS encoding putative Ig domain-containing protein, whose amino-acid sequence MKTYIRERPIPTTIYLFSLFAGAWNIAVADQDMNRAQAIGWLIQHQNGDGSWGQGGAEVAATAETLAALKNAGAEKGFHYTRALGWLSNQQVDSVDSLARKVIAMENAGIDTTELGLDAALLDLSNVAGIWGAYAGYGGGFPDSGLAMDALRVAGVNPPVSAYFNLTASGQGNGNQGWSYWGGVLGSTKPPVILSTASNITVLSHFYQDGQNSVDTQVTRAANWLLTKTQGDGRFTDHSADTGSERTTATAYLALQAAGNAGLAPQGTDIALEQAASFLLSRQAINGSWNDDAYTTALALRTFPATVMSDADNDGIPDAVEPLVGTDPNQADGWKLQPQNGLTATPNPTGLQSSPVITEALVNAAFSYPLTAIGGTPDYTWSFAGGLLPPGVSLSAAAPWLLSGTPTKAGSYPFVLNLKDSQGISVTVAGYLRVIAVNDTVTDTDGDGVPSYFELRDNLNPLTADTDQDGIPDSIEWTNYPDYWDTDQDGMPNLWEITYALNPYDSTDAGLDLDGDELSNLEEYRHGSAPDVVDSDYDNMSDGAEVQIGRNPAVNEPAVISVINTLL is encoded by the coding sequence TTGAAGACATATATACGCGAAAGACCCATTCCAACGACCATCTATCTGTTTTCGCTGTTTGCAGGCGCATGGAATATCGCGGTCGCCGACCAGGATATGAATCGCGCTCAAGCTATCGGTTGGCTGATCCAACATCAGAATGGAGATGGTAGTTGGGGGCAAGGCGGAGCGGAGGTGGCAGCTACGGCAGAAACCCTAGCTGCTTTGAAAAACGCGGGAGCCGAGAAAGGCTTCCATTACACCAGGGCGCTGGGGTGGTTGTCGAATCAGCAGGTTGACAGTGTAGACTCTCTGGCTCGCAAAGTCATTGCCATGGAGAACGCCGGCATCGATACTACTGAACTAGGCCTCGACGCCGCCTTGTTAGACTTGAGTAATGTCGCCGGGATCTGGGGCGCTTACGCCGGATACGGAGGAGGATTCCCCGATTCCGGGCTGGCGATGGACGCCTTGCGCGTCGCTGGCGTTAACCCGCCGGTTTCCGCCTACTTCAATCTCACAGCCTCGGGACAGGGGAATGGGAATCAGGGTTGGTCCTATTGGGGAGGTGTCTTAGGATCCACTAAACCACCTGTTATTCTTTCGACGGCAAGCAATATCACAGTACTGAGTCATTTCTATCAGGACGGACAGAATAGCGTCGACACACAAGTTACGCGCGCCGCTAACTGGCTGTTGACCAAAACGCAGGGGGATGGTCGCTTTACGGATCACAGCGCCGATACCGGTTCGGAACGGACCACCGCTACCGCATACTTGGCTTTACAAGCAGCTGGGAACGCCGGGCTTGCACCGCAGGGCACAGACATAGCCTTGGAGCAGGCTGCTTCTTTTCTTCTGAGCCGACAAGCTATTAATGGAAGTTGGAACGATGATGCCTACACGACAGCCCTTGCTTTGCGAACTTTTCCCGCAACCGTTATGTCCGACGCCGATAACGACGGGATTCCCGATGCGGTCGAACCCTTGGTAGGCACCGACCCGAATCAAGCCGACGGCTGGAAATTGCAGCCGCAAAACGGTTTGACCGCAACCCCCAACCCAACCGGACTGCAAAGCAGTCCGGTCATAACGGAAGCGCTGGTCAATGCCGCCTTTTCCTATCCGCTGACTGCGATCGGCGGCACACCCGATTACACTTGGTCGTTTGCCGGCGGATTGTTGCCGCCAGGTGTTTCTCTAAGCGCTGCTGCACCCTGGTTGCTCTCTGGTACCCCCACTAAGGCCGGTTCCTATCCTTTTGTGTTGAATCTAAAAGACAGCCAAGGCATATCCGTGACTGTTGCTGGCTACTTGCGCGTGATTGCGGTAAACGACACAGTAACGGACACTGACGGCGATGGCGTTCCAAGTTACTTTGAGTTGCGCGACAATTTGAATCCACTGACTGCCGATACGGATCAAGACGGTATTCCCGACAGTATTGAATGGACTAACTATCCCGATTATTGGGATACGGATCAGGACGGCATGCCCAACCTTTGGGAAATAACTTATGCCTTAAATCCTTATGATTCAACCGATGCAGGGCTCGATCTAGACGGAGATGAGCTTTCGAATCTCGAAGAATACCGCCACGGTAGTGCTCCCGATGTTGTGGATAGCGATTACGACAATATGAGCGACGGCGCCGAAGTTCAAATCGGGCGTAACCCTGCCGTAAACGAACCGGCGGTGATCAGCGTCATTAATACATTGCTATAA
- a CDS encoding sugar phosphate isomerase/epimerase family protein, translating into MANGKSLEYGGHALVWSGDWTPEGARKAIGGAARAGYDYIEIALLDPWKVDIALTRDLLQEFDIRAHASLGLSPATDVTSTDPAIIAKGDELLRKATDVLHGIGGKELCGVIYCALGKYPGPASRQNRANSVAAMQRLADYAGEKNLNINLEVVNRYETNIMNTGLEGLAFLDEVDRPNAYLHLDTYHMNIEEDGMEKSVLAAKDKLGYVHIGESHRGYLGTGNVDFDSFFAALKKIDFQGPITFESFSSEVVDPNLSNTLCVWRNLWHDSDDLAGKALRFIKERY; encoded by the coding sequence ATGGCAAACGGTAAATCATTGGAGTACGGCGGACACGCACTGGTGTGGTCGGGAGACTGGACGCCGGAAGGCGCGCGCAAGGCCATCGGCGGCGCGGCGCGGGCGGGTTACGACTATATCGAAATCGCCTTGCTGGATCCCTGGAAAGTGGATATCGCGCTGACCCGGGATTTATTGCAGGAATTCGATATACGAGCCCACGCGTCGCTCGGTTTGTCGCCGGCTACGGATGTTACCAGCACCGATCCGGCCATTATTGCCAAAGGCGACGAACTGCTGCGTAAAGCCACTGACGTGTTGCATGGCATAGGCGGTAAGGAATTGTGCGGCGTCATTTATTGCGCGCTGGGTAAATATCCGGGTCCTGCGTCCCGCCAAAACCGGGCCAATTCGGTGGCGGCCATGCAGCGGCTGGCCGACTACGCCGGCGAGAAAAATCTTAATATCAATCTGGAAGTGGTTAACCGCTACGAAACCAATATCATGAATACCGGCCTGGAAGGCTTGGCGTTTCTGGACGAAGTCGACCGGCCCAACGCTTATCTGCATTTGGACACTTACCATATGAACATCGAAGAAGACGGCATGGAAAAATCGGTGCTGGCGGCCAAGGATAAGCTCGGTTACGTGCATATCGGCGAAAGCCACCGAGGCTATCTGGGGACCGGCAATGTCGATTTCGACAGTTTTTTCGCGGCGCTGAAAAAAATCGATTTTCAGGGGCCGATTACCTTCGAATCCTTTTCTTCGGAAGTGGTCGACCCCAACCTGTCCAACACTTTGTGCGTCTGGCGCAATTTGTGGCACGACTCGGACGATCTGGCAGGCAAGGCTTTGCGCTTTATCAAAGAACGCTACTGA
- a CDS encoding response regulator transcription factor encodes MMESSVNNGTVLIVDDTPGNLALLSDTLSEAHYRVLVAIDGSAALEQIQYIKPDIILLDVMMPGIDGFETCARLKADPETAAIPVLFMTGLSELDDLLRGFGEGALDYIVKPIRPAEVLARIEVHLSQTRNLRRAEQLLANGEFAAMAVDGSGRIVWMTPAAETWMTEYHTQTAAQQAGRVKDLLPGKMLDWFRTWRQQAGSATEEAVEIALLPGFCASIRACEHPDEYLLLLQREDNNAEWDLQALRGKLKLTFREAEILMWIARGKTNKEIGIILNTSPRTVNKHLEHIFEKLGVSTRAAAVAMVLERG; translated from the coding sequence ATGATGGAATCTTCCGTTAACAACGGCACGGTGTTGATAGTTGACGATACACCGGGCAATCTGGCGCTGTTGTCCGATACCCTGTCGGAAGCGCATTACCGGGTATTGGTCGCCATAGACGGCAGCGCGGCGCTAGAACAAATTCAATACATCAAGCCCGACATCATTCTGCTGGATGTGATGATGCCGGGCATCGACGGCTTCGAAACCTGCGCCCGACTGAAAGCCGATCCGGAGACCGCCGCCATTCCGGTGTTGTTCATGACCGGCCTCAGCGAGTTGGACGACTTGCTGCGCGGCTTCGGCGAAGGCGCGCTGGATTACATCGTCAAACCGATTCGGCCCGCCGAAGTGCTGGCGCGTATCGAGGTGCATTTGAGTCAAACCCGCAACCTGCGGCGAGCCGAGCAATTGCTGGCCAATGGCGAATTTGCGGCCATGGCGGTCGACGGCTCTGGGCGGATAGTCTGGATGACGCCGGCCGCCGAGACTTGGATGACCGAATACCATACTCAAACCGCCGCGCAACAGGCTGGTCGGGTAAAGGATCTATTGCCCGGCAAAATGCTGGATTGGTTTCGCACTTGGCGGCAACAAGCCGGGTCTGCGACTGAGGAAGCCGTCGAAATAGCTTTGCTGCCGGGGTTTTGCGCCAGTATCCGGGCCTGCGAGCATCCCGATGAATACCTGTTGTTATTGCAGCGGGAAGACAACAACGCCGAATGGGACTTGCAGGCGCTACGCGGCAAACTGAAACTGACGTTTCGCGAAGCGGAGATTCTGATGTGGATAGCCCGAGGTAAAACCAATAAGGAGATCGGCATCATCCTTAACACCAGTCCCCGTACCGTTAACAAACACCTGGAACACATCTTTGAAAAATTGGGCGTCTCCACCCGGGCGGCCGCGGTGGCCATGGTGTTGGAGCGCGGCTGA
- a CDS encoding ATP-binding cassette domain-containing protein, which translates to MTAAANAGNTSPALNVLDVGKSFPAGGRRVTALQNVSLRLHGGVTALVGPDGAGKTTLLRLAAGLLLPDYGKVESFGMDTAEAGERLHRLIGYMPQRFGLYEDLSVLENLHLYADLHGMDSRERQQRFDELMRMTGLAKFNDRLAGRLSGGMKQKLGLACTLINRPRLLLLDEPSVGVDPVSRRELWRIIETLVREFAATVLLSTAYMDEAERCDHVILLDQGRILRQGSPAEFHALTEGRGFTLSSPMLSNRTVQQRAAALPGTIDAVVQGEAVRVILRAGTEPDWQAGFSEAEQLQCRSAAPRLEDAFITLLLEQRPPDKAPPPICLTAVDNTAPACAADQPAIIEVDAVDRWFGKFQAVKKLSFRVCQGEIFGLLGANGAGKTTTFRMLCGLLPASNGKLSVAGVDLRRAAAKARARLGYMSQKFSLYGQLSVRQNLEFFSHAYGLRHPHRQQRMEWALQQFDLQAFADTNSTDLALGYKQRLALACALMHEPAILFLDEPTSGIDPLARREFWTRINQLAGEGVTILVTTHFMEEAEYCDRLLIMREGDILAAGTPAEIKRLSSSRGQAPADSMEEAFIRLVETGEAAKQ; encoded by the coding sequence GTGACGGCTGCCGCAAACGCCGGCAACACATCGCCGGCGCTGAACGTTCTGGACGTCGGTAAATCCTTTCCGGCCGGTGGGCGCCGAGTCACGGCGCTGCAAAACGTGTCTTTGCGATTGCACGGCGGCGTCACCGCGCTGGTCGGTCCGGACGGTGCCGGCAAAACCACCTTGTTGCGGCTGGCTGCCGGCTTGCTGTTACCGGACTATGGCAAAGTTGAAAGTTTCGGCATGGATACGGCCGAAGCCGGCGAGCGGTTGCATCGTCTGATCGGTTACATGCCGCAGCGTTTCGGCCTTTACGAAGATCTGAGCGTCTTGGAAAATTTGCATCTGTATGCCGATTTGCACGGTATGGACAGCCGGGAACGCCAACAACGGTTTGACGAGCTGATGCGCATGACCGGGCTGGCCAAATTCAACGACCGCCTGGCCGGTCGGCTGTCCGGCGGCATGAAACAAAAACTGGGCTTGGCTTGTACCCTGATCAACCGGCCCCGCCTGTTGTTATTGGACGAACCGTCCGTCGGCGTCGACCCGGTGTCGCGCCGCGAACTCTGGCGCATTATCGAAACCTTGGTGCGGGAGTTCGCCGCCACGGTCCTGCTCAGCACCGCCTATATGGACGAGGCCGAACGCTGCGATCATGTCATTCTGCTGGACCAGGGCCGCATACTGCGGCAAGGCAGTCCGGCCGAATTTCACGCGTTGACCGAGGGTCGCGGCTTTACCTTATCCAGCCCCATGCTGTCGAATCGCACCGTGCAGCAGCGGGCTGCGGCGCTGCCGGGTACTATCGATGCCGTGGTGCAAGGCGAGGCAGTTCGGGTCATCTTGCGCGCCGGAACGGAACCCGACTGGCAAGCCGGCTTCAGCGAAGCCGAGCAGCTGCAATGCCGGTCAGCCGCACCGCGCCTGGAAGACGCCTTTATTACCCTGTTACTGGAACAGCGTCCGCCGGACAAAGCGCCGCCGCCGATTTGCCTGACAGCAGTTGATAACACGGCACCGGCCTGCGCCGCCGATCAACCCGCCATCATCGAAGTCGATGCGGTGGACCGCTGGTTCGGCAAATTTCAGGCGGTCAAAAAACTGTCGTTTCGAGTATGCCAAGGTGAGATTTTCGGCCTGCTGGGTGCCAATGGCGCCGGCAAAACCACTACCTTCCGCATGTTATGCGGCCTGCTGCCGGCCAGCAACGGTAAATTAAGCGTGGCCGGGGTGGATTTACGCCGCGCTGCCGCCAAGGCTCGCGCGCGTCTGGGGTATATGTCGCAAAAATTCTCCCTGTACGGCCAACTGTCGGTGCGGCAAAACCTGGAATTCTTCAGCCATGCCTACGGTTTGCGCCACCCGCATCGCCAACAACGCATGGAGTGGGCTTTGCAGCAGTTCGACCTGCAAGCATTCGCCGATACCAACAGCACCGATCTGGCCCTGGGTTACAAACAACGGCTGGCTCTGGCCTGCGCGCTGATGCACGAACCGGCCATCCTGTTTCTGGACGAACCCACCTCGGGTATAGACCCGTTGGCGCGGCGGGAATTCTGGACCCGCATTAACCAACTGGCCGGCGAAGGCGTGACCATCCTGGTGACCACGCATTTCATGGAAGAAGCCGAATATTGCGACCGGCTGCTGATCATGCGCGAGGGCGACATTCTGGCGGCCGGCACCCCGGCCGAGATCAAACGCCTGAGTAGTTCGAGAGGACAAGCCCCCGCCGACAGCATGGAAGAAGCCTTTATTCGGCTGGTGGAGACCGGCGAGGCGGCAAAGCAATGA
- a CDS encoding ABC transporter permease — protein sequence MWLRIYALLIKEFLNLLKDKKSRFVLIVPPVIQLFVFGYAATYDLNQVPIAVYNEDKGQASRELIARFTGAPAFKEVLRIERHAQIADALDSKQVLLVLHVGEHFSRDLLTGRQPAVAQLLLDGRDSNTAQIALGYAQSVISGFNLAWARQRKNALPPAKLVVRAWFNPNLESRWFIVPGIVGLLTLVVTMIVTALSVAREREQGTFDQLLVTPLTPAEILVGKAVPGLLIGVFEASFSILMAVFWFQVPLLGSLAALYLGIVLYVFSVIGVGLMISSLSVTQQQGLLGGFLVIVPAVILSGYATPIANMPVWVQHLTLINPLRYFLVIIRGVFLEGLGAGDLLDEYWPLAVIGLCCLVCAGWLFRKRLY from the coding sequence ATGTGGTTACGTATTTACGCCTTGCTGATCAAGGAGTTTTTAAATCTGCTCAAGGATAAAAAGAGCCGTTTCGTACTCATCGTACCGCCTGTCATACAGTTGTTCGTGTTCGGTTACGCGGCGACTTACGACCTTAACCAGGTGCCGATAGCGGTTTACAACGAAGATAAGGGACAAGCTTCCCGCGAATTGATTGCCCGCTTTACCGGTGCGCCGGCCTTTAAAGAAGTATTGCGCATCGAACGCCATGCACAAATCGCCGATGCGCTGGACAGCAAACAGGTATTACTGGTGCTGCATGTGGGTGAACATTTCAGCCGCGACCTGTTGACGGGCCGGCAACCGGCTGTCGCACAGCTGTTGTTGGACGGCCGCGATTCCAATACCGCGCAGATCGCCCTGGGTTACGCGCAGTCCGTGATCAGCGGTTTCAATCTGGCCTGGGCCCGACAGCGAAAAAACGCCTTGCCGCCGGCCAAACTGGTGGTGCGGGCCTGGTTCAATCCCAACCTGGAAAGCCGCTGGTTTATCGTGCCCGGTATTGTCGGCCTTTTGACGCTGGTGGTGACGATGATAGTCACCGCGCTATCGGTAGCGCGCGAACGCGAGCAAGGTACCTTCGATCAGTTACTGGTCACGCCGCTGACTCCGGCGGAAATCCTGGTAGGCAAGGCGGTGCCGGGCTTGCTGATCGGCGTGTTTGAAGCGTCCTTCAGTATATTGATGGCGGTGTTTTGGTTTCAAGTGCCGTTGCTCGGCAGTCTGGCGGCCTTGTATCTGGGAATCGTGCTGTATGTATTCTCGGTAATCGGTGTCGGCTTAATGATCTCCTCGTTGTCGGTCACCCAGCAACAAGGTTTGCTGGGCGGTTTTCTGGTCATTGTGCCGGCGGTTATTTTGTCGGGCTACGCCACCCCTATCGCCAACATGCCGGTCTGGGTACAGCATTTAACCCTGATTAACCCGCTACGCTATTTTTTGGTAATCATTCGCGGCGTGTTCCTGGAAGGCTTGGGCGCCGGGGATTTGCTCGACGAATATTGGCCGCTGGCGGTCATCGGCCTCTGCTGTCTGGTCTGCGCCGGCTGGTTGTTCAGGAAACGCCTGTATTGA
- a CDS encoding ABC transporter permease, which produces MKASRQRLNGLIRKEFLQVLRDPSSLAIAFVMPVFLLLLFGYGVSLDAKHVPVGLVVEHRSSESREFTAGFEHSEYFQTYYFANMQTAQQALRAKQINAIVHLRADFARQLAGSEPAAIQVILDGVDANNARLLNGYIQGVWERWLNARAERQGHSPPAAVQLQPRIWYNSALRSRNFLVPGLIALIMTLIGALLTALVMAREWERGTLEALIATPVSIREVLLGKLIPYYLLGMGGMLLSIAMAVWLFQVPMLGSLGVLLVCGSLFMLVALGMGLLISIAAKNQFVAGQVAIIVTFLPAFILSGFLFNIDSMPAAVQAFTYLVAARYFVAILQTVFLAGNVWAIIVPNALALALMAAVFLGLALWRAPRRLE; this is translated from the coding sequence ATGAAGGCATCCCGCCAACGCTTGAACGGCCTGATACGTAAGGAGTTTCTGCAAGTACTTCGCGATCCCAGCAGTTTGGCTATCGCCTTCGTAATGCCGGTATTTTTGCTATTGCTGTTCGGTTACGGCGTTTCTTTGGATGCCAAACACGTACCGGTCGGCTTGGTGGTAGAACATAGATCGTCGGAAAGCCGCGAGTTTACCGCCGGTTTCGAGCATTCGGAGTATTTTCAAACCTACTACTTCGCCAACATGCAGACCGCCCAACAAGCCCTGCGCGCTAAGCAGATCAACGCCATCGTGCATTTGCGGGCCGATTTCGCGCGGCAACTGGCCGGCAGCGAACCCGCCGCGATTCAGGTGATTCTGGACGGTGTGGACGCCAATAACGCCCGACTACTCAACGGCTATATTCAAGGCGTTTGGGAAAGATGGTTGAATGCCCGCGCCGAACGGCAGGGCCACAGCCCGCCCGCAGCGGTGCAATTGCAGCCGCGTATCTGGTACAACAGCGCGCTGCGCAGCCGCAATTTTCTGGTGCCGGGCCTGATTGCCTTGATCATGACCCTGATCGGCGCATTACTGACGGCACTGGTGATGGCCCGCGAATGGGAGCGCGGCACCCTGGAAGCCTTAATAGCCACGCCGGTCAGTATCCGCGAAGTATTGCTGGGTAAGTTGATCCCTTACTACCTGCTGGGCATGGGCGGCATGTTGTTATCCATCGCCATGGCGGTATGGTTGTTTCAAGTGCCGATGCTGGGCTCGCTGGGCGTGTTGCTGGTGTGCGGTTCGTTGTTCATGCTGGTGGCGCTGGGCATGGGCCTGCTGATTTCCATCGCCGCCAAAAACCAATTCGTGGCCGGCCAGGTCGCCATCATCGTCACCTTCCTGCCGGCCTTCATCCTGTCCGGCTTTCTGTTCAACATAGACAGTATGCCGGCCGCCGTACAGGCGTTTACCTATCTGGTGGCGGCCCGTTATTTCGTCGCCATTCTGCAGACCGTGTTTCTGGCGGGCAACGTCTGGGCCATCATCGTACCGAATGCGCTGGCCTTGGCGCTGATGGCGGCGGTGTTTTTGGGCTTGGCTCTGTGGCGCGCGCCGCGCCGCCTGGAATAA
- a CDS encoding class I SAM-dependent methyltransferase — protein sequence MSTKRTLVTDAVYDYILTHSLREPLVLQKLRDETAGHALANMQIAAEQGQFMALLVELIGARSLLEIGVFTGYSSTSLALALPADGKLTACDISKKHTDVARRYWEMAGVAHKIDLRLGPALDTLDSLLADGLAGSYDLAFIDADKANYDGYYERSLSLLRQGGLILIDNVLWSGQVADPAFDDEDTQAIRALNAKIHADSRVTISLLPVADGLTLAVKR from the coding sequence ATGTCTACTAAACGTACTTTGGTTACCGATGCGGTTTACGATTACATTTTGACCCACTCGCTACGCGAACCGTTGGTATTGCAAAAACTGAGAGACGAAACCGCCGGTCATGCGCTGGCCAACATGCAGATTGCCGCCGAACAAGGTCAATTCATGGCCTTATTGGTCGAATTAATCGGCGCGCGCAGTCTGCTGGAAATCGGCGTATTTACCGGATATAGCTCGACCAGTCTGGCGCTGGCCCTGCCTGCGGACGGTAAACTCACCGCCTGCGATATTAGTAAAAAACATACCGATGTCGCCCGCCGCTATTGGGAGATGGCGGGCGTTGCGCACAAAATCGACCTGCGTTTGGGCCCGGCTTTGGATACCTTGGACAGTCTGCTCGCGGACGGTTTGGCCGGCAGCTACGATTTAGCCTTTATCGATGCGGACAAGGCCAATTACGATGGTTATTACGAAAGGTCGCTGAGTCTGTTACGCCAGGGCGGTTTGATATTGATCGACAATGTTTTATGGAGCGGCCAAGTGGCCGATCCGGCGTTCGACGATGAAGACACCCAAGCAATCCGCGCCTTGAATGCAAAAATTCACGCCGATTCCCGCGTCACTATCAGCTTGTTGCCGGTAGCGGACGGCTTGACGCTGGCGGTGAAGCGCTGA